TCATTTTGGGTGTTTGCTGTTGTTTAGCATACAAAGTGTGTTGTTGTTACACTGTgggggtaaaaaaaataaaaagtattaGAGAAAGGAATCATAATACACATTATTTTAAAGGCTTTGAAGTATTACAATGCTCTGCAAAGTGATCTTGGTGATATACAATATGGCAAGCAATTTAATTCCGGTATCTTAGTCCCAGGTTATATTAAAGACTTATCAAAAGAGTTATCTTTAGTTCACAATGATTGAAGTATGCTACAAACACCACATGTACTAAACCATGTCTTTGTGCATAGACCCATTTAGAAGTAAATTTTTACATCTTAAAGTAGTCTGTACTTGTCAGACCAAATAGTATTACCTCTAATTAACCCTCTATAAAGTACATAAACTACCACTAATTGCAgtgattaaaaaaaactatagaAATTGCTAGCCCGACTAAAAGTTGTATTTTACACAAacaaattgttatttgtttgtgtaactCATGCTCAGAAGCATTCACCGTGTGCATTAACTTTTTGATAGGATGATCTCTAATTGTTTGTATGCATTACATTTCTGCTTTCTTCACATTTATATTTTGCACAGTTATGGATGTAGTCTACTCTTTAATTGTACCCTCTGTGGACAGTATTATGATATGTTTGTATCATATTTCTTTGGTTAACATTTCCTTCTTGACACAAATGTATTTTATCATGCTTTGTCATCTTTATGTTAGTGTACTCTTCATGTTTTATCTCAGAATTTCAGAAGGAATTACTTAATACTTATTAACATAAAAGACAACTAACATTAATTTAACAAAAAATAGGGAATAAATTGTTCTTTACACATTTTGGGATCAATGCACAAAATGGTCCTTTGTAAATATATTACTTGCATTTGCAAACCTCTCCCAATTATTCCACTCCAAATCCATATTACATCTCcagtttaaatatttttttcccaAAAATCAAGTTTAGTTATGAATTTTCACTTTTTATATGAAGAGTACACAGATCTTTTTTATAGAAGGAGGGATTTAGTTGGAGTTAAGCATTTGGTCATAATTACCAGTTTATGGTAAAAGAGTTTTGTCTCTGTATCTCCTCTTTAACTTGTCTGTGTATTTTTAACAGTTAAGGAGAGGATAGAACGTTTAGGAAAACTATCGTTAGTTAACTTAATATACATTTGTAATCTTAACGATCCTCTGTAAATAATGGTAAGAACTCAAGATGTATTATGTTATAAAAATCTGTTTGTGTGATAGTGTATTACTTTACGTTTCAGTACCTGATTGCAAACACATAAGTGGGCATTTATTTTAATGCATTTGATGTTAAAACCATCTGCATGATGATTTTGTTAATAAGCACTATTCACATTAAGCAACAGTGTAACTTGATAGCCTCATTTACTGCCTAAGCAATGTAACCTTTTAGAAACGTTGGTTTCTAAAAGGTTTAGAAACCGGTTGTTGCAGACGGTTCTGTGGTGCAAAATCGATTTTATATGTAAAAACGTATTGacagatgtaggcctactcaatCCACAATTTAGTGTTTTATTAACTTCAATGAGTGTGTGGTCAAAATGACTGTTACTGACGTTTTTATTTTCAGAAAATGTTTTTACTTTTTATATACCATAAATGGCAGCTTTAGTCATTGATTGCCAAAACAAATTTCACTGTTAAAATACGTGATTTTGAAAACGTCATCAAGAATTCAAAATAAAGAGGTTGAGAATCATGTGTTGTCATATAATTGAATGTGGTTAGAAATATTATATGCAGAAATTGTTTGAACTAAACAAAATCAAAACTATATGCTTAGATATTTCCATAATGGGTCGATATTCTCCTCCCGAAGAATAAAAGGCATGCACCCTTGAAATGTGGACTCGAGGATTTTAAAGGGCTGATGCTCTTGCATCCAACCAACAGGGGTGGACAAAAACACGAACTTCTttctgatgtagcctaccaaatGAAATAGAATGAAAAAAAATTACCATATGGAGAGAATTTCACAGACCTATTCATGATTCCGGGAGAAGAACACAGTCAAATTGCTGGATAATTAGTCCGTGTCTTCAGCTAAAGAAAGCATACAGTGTTGGCTGATCTGATAAGGAACATCTGCCTCGATATGGGACTATGTAATGCCGACCGCAGATGCTTTTTTCGAGTTATTGACTTCATAAAATGAGCTGATGGAAAACGATGTAAGCACAACATAGGTTTGAACACTTATAAGGTTTGTATAAAGGAGGTTTCTTAAATTATTGGTTGTATTCGAATGTATACGACTTCTGTCCAttaattataaaaaatatagcAATAATTGGGATATTCCAACAGCTTTTATCGTGTTTTTGGGATACACAAATATTATTTTGAATTTTGaacatttattttacaaaatGGATTAGTGCaattttaaaatgttaaattTTCAGGAGCCAAATGTTTACCCATGGTCCTCTTGGCTTACtgtgtgttgcacagtaaacatagtaggctatttaagtgtCATATGGAGTAGCTTTAAGTTACATTTCAAGTGCCTTGCTTTATAATAGTCTACATGTATAACAATCATCTTCAATGTTGTTACTTATCAACTATTTGCAATTTGAATTCACTGGCCAAAAGACTTGGAGACATTCTCAGTAACAGGTGTGAGCTTGATCAAAGGGCTTTCCTATGGTGGCCAGCCAAAAGCTGGCCATGGGCAACGGTTCGATTAAAGCCCCACGGCCTGAGGACAGCTGCCTGGCCTCCACCATGAGAGATCGGGACCCTCCAGGCTGGGACACGGAGCCCCTGAGACTACGGATAGCCCACTTGGAAGAGGAGCTGGCCAGGAGGGACCAGGAGTTCCGAGCCCAGGAGCTTCAGCTGCTGAACCTCCAGAGGGAGCTGGAGGCCAAGGTCTCCCAAATTGACAAGCTTAAAGATGCCATCGGCTACAACAGCCTGGGCCGCTCCCCGCCGGCCCCACTCAGACACAGCCGCCGTCTGCTGAGCGTCATCAACCAGGGCCCAACCCGCTTCCACAGGGTGGCTGTGGAGGTGCACCGCAGGCTGAAGGCCAAAGAAGGCGTCTCGGCCGAGCCCACCTCAGGCCACTTCTGTGGGGCTCCCCGAACCCCCAATGTGTCCATTGAGAGGGCTCATGTCCGCAAGGACTCCAAGTAAGTCAGTGAGTGGTAATGCTTTTCCTTGTCAGAAAAAACTCTAGACCTTTAAGATACTGAACCACACAGATACTGTACCTGTCAACAGAGATGAAATGGTGGAAATAATATAGGGCTGACCGCTTATAAAATGATATCAAAATGTCCAATCAGGCCATGATGTTCTTGTCCAACTGTTTTGTTCTATGTAACTTGTTTATTTCATGTGAGTTGAACATCATGCTCAAACTGAGTCAAACACTACAGTAATAATAAACATATTATTAGGacatccacaacacacacttaaaatCCACAGATCAGGACCTGAATGGATTGAGTTTTCCCCCAAATCTAAATTGTTTGTGCAAAAGTCTGGAGCATGCTTGGAAATCTCCGCAGTAAAACTAGCTGACTCTCTTGGACCGATGGCTGTGAGACAAAACAACCAAGCCTTTGTAGTCCCTCCCACTCTTGGGAGAATTGAAAGCTTGTATTAGCATTGGAAGATAATAGAAAAGCAGACATGGAACCAGAGCATCTATATGCATGGGCCtgttgaccagatcattatggCTTCAATTTAAGCTGGCATGctttacacagacagacagacacacacacacacacacacacactcaagacagTAATACATTCACTATGTCCACATCGACAGACCGTCGTCTGTGTGATGTGGAAATCAGAACGTAGGATGCATCTTCTGTGATGCTGACTGGCTGTGCTCAATGCAAAGGTTTTCTCTGGACGTTCAGATTTGCTGAGAGCTTTGCAGTGGGTAACAGCATCTGAATGATATCATGAGAACTGTTGTTCCCAGTTTGCAAGAGAGCTGACTGTTGAGTGACAATAATGAAATGGTGTTACAGGCAGAAAGTGGTTCTGTCAGGGGTTCACTTGATGCTAAAAGCAATGGAATATGTACAATTCATGGTTGTATCTATACCTAATGTAAACAAAGTTATGTCAAAACCAGAGCTGAGATGGGGAGTCCCTTTTAGCAGCTTTATTAGTGAAAATGATACAAGGTTATGTAGCTCAGTTATGTTGTTACTGTACAGGTATAACTGCAAGGCTAACAGGATATTGCAAGATGTAAGTTTATAAGGGAAACCCAATTTATTGAAAGATTTCTCTTCTACAAATCATCCATGGCAATGTAAACAACTGATAGAATTTTGATAGAAAGCCCTATGTTTGCTAATCGCTACCTGCATTTGACATTGCcttcttgttttgtttgtctaaCAGGGAACACAACGTTGAAAACACGTATCTCATCctaaaatgtatgtattttcTTGTAGTACCAAGAAGCTCATCAATGATGCCATCTTGAACAATGACTTTCTGAAGAAGCTGGAGCCTCGGCATACGAGGGAGATGGTGGACTGTATGTACGAGAGGGTCTACACTGAGGGTCAGCTGGTCATCCAGGAAGGAGAGCCAGGGAACTACCTCTACGTTCTTGCAGGTCCATGTCAATCAAAATCTGTTAAGCCAGTGAAGTCTTACTGTAATAGTAGAGTGTCAGTAATAGTCCAATTTTGACTTTTCATAATGCACGCTAACCTGTGACCAATAAAGGGGTAAAGGTGCTATAAAAGTAAATGTTGCCACACAAAATTATACtttattatgtatatatatatatgtttttttttttcttccttagcTGTTCCTCTGTTTCATTTACTGActgctctgtgtttctgtgtctagATGGATTGCTGGATGTCATGCAGAACGGCAAGTTGTTGGGAGAGATGCGACCTGGGACAGCTTTCGGAGAGTTGGCAATACTGTACAACTGTAAAAGAACTGCCACGGTGAAGGGTGAGTCTGTTGAATTTAAAAATTGTAGTTCTGAAAGACACTACATGCCATACACAAGTTAAACTAAGAATTCTTAACGTATTTTGCAACAAACCTCCAGTTTGACATAGGAGGTTAGTCATATTTGAAACCGACATATGATGTTCCACAGTCCATGACGAGACCTTACCTATGGATTACAGTACTGAGTCCTCATTTCTCTCCAATTTAATTGGTGTTTATTTAATCCAACTTCCTAGCTGTGTCCCAGTCCCATATCTGGGCTCTGGACCGACAGACCTTCCAGAAAATTATGATGaggaccacacaggccagacaaGAGGAGTACTTCAGCTTTCTTCGCAGGTATACACGCAGGCCTAGACTTTGCCAAAGTGTCTGCCTAAGTTAGTCTCAAGTAAAATTAAACAGTGAAACatgaaaaatgaaaatgaaacatGATGGTGTATGATGATATTACTGACAAACTTGGCAACAATTCATGAACATAAAATGTCTTGCAATAAATCAAAGACTAATGTTTTTATTCTTCTGAAGTCTCCCTTAAAACCTAATACTGTAGCTAAAACTTTATGTACGTACTGTGccctgcagtgtgtctctgctgAGAGACCTACCTGAAGAAAAGCTTGCCAAAATAGTAGACTGTCTTGAAGTGGTGAGCCTTTACTGTGCTGTGATGTCCCCTCAGTAATAGACCACAAAATGATATTGCATGTTTTAAAAGGACCCCACTGATATGAATAACATCTCAAATTGTCAGGATTATTTTGATAAAGGAGAGTTCATCATTcgggagggtgaggaaggaaACACGTTCTTCATCATAGCTAAAGGAGAGGTGAAATAGAAACATTGTTATTTTAGCAATGAACTGTACTGTCGATAAAATAGACAAGTAAGCCATTTTTTTCCCAAAACGCCAGAGGAACTAGCTTTTAAATTGCAACGTTTCCTTGAAATTGGACAGGTGTCAGTAACACAGAGCACGGAGGGCTATCTGGAACCCCAGGAGATCAAGACACTGGGTGTGGGGGACTACTTTGGAGAGAAGGCACTCATAAGGTAAGAGTACTGCGTCCAATAGTATAACACTAACTCACAGGGGTTTGCTAGTATAAGGAAATGTCAAAATGGAAATTTTTATTTTTGAATCTAAGcctgttactgacaatgacctCTCAGTTTCAGTCATGTGCTCGCATAATGGGAAGCTGTGGGCTTGGAATGTAGAATGGCCATTAACAGAGACAAATTCATCAGACGCGTGCACTGTTCTCTGGTAGTTTTCGAATGTTTTGTTTTACTGTGCCACTGTTCAGTCGATACAGCGGCTAATACAATACATTCACCTATCTCTTTGTCTAGTGAGGATGTGCGCTCAGCCAACATAATCTCCAAGGAGAATGACACACAATGCTTGGTGGTGGATAGAGAGTAAGTGGTGTGACGACAATGTGACAACAcaggcacacgcgcacacacacacatttaagctCTAATCTTTCACatattctgtacacacacacacacacacacacacacactgcatctacacgcgcacacactcatacaagtCGACTTGTGATGCTGCCTCTCCAGCAACTTCAACCAGATGGTGGGTACTTATGATGAGCTCCAGGCATACCTTCAGGAATACGTGGAGGAGCTCTCCAGGAGTGACGTGAGGAGACACGCACTGTGAGTAGCCTCCTGACGAACTACAAATCACCAATGGACTACACATCCCACGCACTACTCAATCACCTCTCCTGGGTCCCCAGGCCCCAGTCCCCCCTCATGGACTCGTCTCCAGAGGcccaggagcagaggaggctgagggagaggattGCCCTCCTGCCCCACCACAGCCCCTTCCAGGACCTGGAGGTCATAGCCACCCTGGGAATGGGAGGCTTTGGTCGGGTTGAGCTGGTGAGACACCTGACATTTGGGTCACATGTTGTCGTAGATCAATGGATTTGTGTATGAGAGGTGCCGAAGACATTGACAATTACTCTTTATGGGTATagagtagctcagtggtagagcatttgactgcagatcaagagttcCCAGGTTCAAATACCCCCTTGTGGCTTTGTAAAATGGTCTGATGAATTACTACAGTAGTACACTGGCTTTACAGAATAAACACAGACTTGATCGATGAATTCATATCAAACTGTAATCTTATAAATAAGGTAATTAGATCCAATCAGAAAACTTAACTTTGGAACTGGACAGTGAACTGGAAACAATGTTCTCTGTAGTACAGTAAGtctaaatgttttttgttggtCTGCTTTATGGAGATGTTGTGCACCAGCTCCTTATAAAATATCACTGTGCATATTGGTTGGATTGCAGGTGAAACTGAAGGATGAGAACACAACGTTTGCACTGAAGTGCATAAAAAAGAAGCATATCGTAGACACCAGACAACAGGAACACATATACTCTGAGAAGAACATTTTACAGCAGACCAACTCTTACTTCATAGTCAGGTTTGTCTGGGCAATACGATAACAGATGAATATGTTCtgccaaatgtatatgttaatgTCCTGTATATGTTGTTTAGTGTGTCACCATTGAAGGCTGTAGGCACTCTACATGAATGTATTTAGCAGACAGTACGTAGGGATGGGACGAGTTGTCACAACAAATGACACTGAGAAATAATCGTAAATCATTGGAAGGATACCCAAGAGCTATACAAATTTGGATTTATTTTATGGACAAAGCAAAAACAAATTGATCctaaaaaatatttaaatgcaTTTGGGAAAAGGTTAGTCTGATCACACAACATGTTGGAATAAAATATTAGTGGGACAATTTATGCAAAGTGAGAGCTGTTTTGAATCCACAGAATACATAAAAAACCACTCAGACTCAATTGTTCCTTAGATCTGTGGGACAAAAAAAGAGATTGTTTGTGGTCACAATGAAACTGGATATGCATTGTGGATGAGTATTGCAAATTAAGAGTTTGATTTCAAGCAGGATACCACTATTGAAAAAAATTCAAGGAAGGGACTGAGGCCTAATCAAGGGGCCTAATCAAACCTACGCATCTCCTATCATTTTATAAGGATATTCAGTATTATATTGCTTTCTTATTGCTTTCTTTTATAATAACATTCCTTACCTAAGCCTGTTCCAGACAAATCCATTTTCAGTGTGCTTTGGTTTTCTCATCAGGAAGCTGACATAGACCTAATACATTTGACATTTGCTTTCAGTTCTCCTAAGAATGACAGCGTCAATTTGATTGCATGCTAAGGGGAAGCTTTGTAGCTGTAATAGGTTAGCTGATTGACAGCTACAAACGGTATAGCTGATGTGAATGTTGTTGACCTTGAAACACGAAGAGTTTCTTGTGAGAAAAAAATTAATTTTGGTCTAACAAtatgggacagagagaaagaggaacccAGAGGGAGGCCCCCAGGCCCATGTTTTAAAGGCTTGGCTAGGAGTTGCTAAGGAGTCTCTATGCagaatgtgtgcatgtctatGGCCCCTCTGTAATAGTGTAGACTAAGGTTTGATTTATCTGGCCTGTGACATTCAAGGACAAAAGGCTTGGGCAAACATTGATTCTAGCTGTCACTTTGGGGAAAGGTTCAGGGTTCATGCACTATTCACTGCCCTATCTTGCTCTTCTATTCCCTCTCTTTTAGTGTCCGATCTCCATTGGTCTGTTTTGCTCTCTTTCTGCTTTTGTAGTTTTATAAGGGACCTCTGTTATTTGAACAAATGAAGGCAACTTAAGGAGAGCTCAACATTTAGTTTACTAGGAAAAAGTAAGACATACTACAGTAGTGAGCCTGGTTTCCAAGGAGCTTTTTCAGTCTTAATCATTCAAGTTTCAAAACTTCGACCCTACGTTGAACTTTTTTTTCTAGCTATATTACCATGGCAGCTGTTTAGGTACGTTATAGAGTTAATAGATAGTTTGTTGATTTTTGTAGACAGTTGAGCATCTTTAGATAACTCAAAGGGGTACCTTGCAATACAAATGTCAGTATCATATTGTATTTCCCTGTGTTCTAGGATGTTCCGGACCTTCCGGGATGATAAGTTTGTCTATATGCTTCTGGAGGTGTGTCTAGGTGGAGAACTGTGGAGTGTGCTAAGGGACATGTGAGTGGAGGTTGTATTATGTCTGCTAAAGTACATGCAATACAGAATTTGTTTTGGGAGGTTGCAATAATGGTTCATAAAGGCCCATAAGTAAAGTATTGGTGTGAGTTCTAATAACTGTTATTGTCAACCAGGAGTTTCTTTGAAGAGCAGACTGCCAGGTTCTGCATTGGTTGTGTCCTGGAGGCCTTTGACTACCTCCATGCCAAGGGAATTGTCTACAGAGACCTGAAACCTGAAAACCTCCTACTGGATGCAGAAGGTTATGTCAAAATGGTAGACTATCATCCCTCGTTTTCCAGTAGTAGCCTGGCTCCTAGATGTATTTCTGATTAGCTTCTCAAGCTAAAGAATGGAACTTAATTGAACAGTGTCAGGCAAAGTCACAACCTATGTGGTCATACCTGTTCCTCTATCAGTCATTCTGTATGTTTGCTCTAGGCTGACTTTGGCTTTGCCAAAAAGATCGGTCTAGGGAAGAAGACATGGACATTCTGTGGGACTCCAGAGTATGTGGCCCCTGAGGTTGTCATGAACAAGGGCCACGACTTTGGGGCCGACTGCTGGTCCCTAGGCATCCTTATCTTCGAGCTGCTTACTGGCAAGTGAGTCCTTTGGTTGTGCTGTACACATGCCACTATTTCACCAAAAGCAGCAGATGCATGTTCAGCTCTGAGAGTTCAGATACTGCTTTCGTTTAACACACAATTGTGTTTTGGTTAAGAAGCCTATGCTAACGCGATCCTCTTGACAAACCTAGCGTGGAAATCACTTCATTTCACAACATTTCTCTCATTCCAAAATCGAATCTCCCTTTTTTGGGATGTTTGAAAACTGACTGAGCTACCTCTCAAAGAGTTAAGCACAGCAACCACTTTGAGTGCATGGTGAAGACAGCACATTCATTGGAGGGTGGGAGTTTCTCATAAAGGGGGGTTATATGGATTAGGGTTGATAAGTattctgactgtgtgtctttTTCCTATATTTGGAAACTTGGAAATCACATACAGCACTTCCTACTTCATGTTGAcctgttttttttgtctgtttcACAGCCCAAATCAACTCTTTGAATGCCCACTGTAACACCAAGACCCCGCCCtactctgtttcctctctctatTTTACCCCTATCTGTCTAGTCCACCTTTTGCTGGATCAGACCCCATAAAGATCTACACCATGGTTCTCCATGGCATTGAGAAGGTGGACTTCCCCAAGAGGATAAGCAAACGCCCAGACGACCTGATCAGGAGACTCTGCAAGTATGTTGGCTGTCCAACCGCACTCTGATAAATAAACCACTGAAGTAAATGACGAAACAGTGGAGTTAGCCCTTGTTTGGATAACCGCACTCACTAAACAGATGCTTAATGAGATGGATTGATTTACTTTGAACATGAGAGTTTGGCTCAGTGTGATGTTGTGTGCAATACTGAATGTTCATTTATCTGAATCATTCAGTTATCTCACAGTTACTGGCCTTGCATTCCAGTCAGTACCACTGGAAATCATTGATATCCGAATTAATCCGAGATGTCACCAGGAAATGATGTCAGATCATTACATGTGGACCTCAAACATCCCTTCACATCCCTTACCAGTGTCTACACTATTATTATCAGGCCAACCTAGTTACGAATCTCCAGATTGTTGACAAATAAACATTAATTACACCCACACATCCATATGTATCTAATCATGTTAAAGGACTAATCTTGTTATGCATGCCCAGATGGCCGACAAACAGATGTTTATGCAACATTTAACACATGCCTCTCTTCCCTTAGACTAAACCCCGTGGAAAGACTTGGTAACAAGAAAAACGGCATCATCGATATCAAGAAACACAAGTATGTGTTTGATATTTACCACAGTCTGCGTGAGGTACAGAGAACCATTTAGTTGCAGGTCATATATTAGTTCcataaccaccaccaccaccaccaacaaaaAACATAGATTTGTCTAGAGGTTTCTAAGCTTAACCATATTGACATTTTCGAGAGGAAAGCTAGAGTTCTGATGTGTGCCCAAGGGCGACCAGACCTGCCAGTGTTGCTCGTGCTCTGTTGAACAGGGGGACAGCTGCAGCTGCAGCGCTCATCATTCTGATCACTAATTGCTCCCAGGTGAAAGTGCTTGTGACGCCATGCTGCCAGTG
This DNA window, taken from Osmerus eperlanus chromosome 6, fOsmEpe2.1, whole genome shotgun sequence, encodes the following:
- the LOC134022224 gene encoding cGMP-dependent protein kinase 2; amino-acid sequence: MVASQKLAMGNGSIKAPRPEDSCLASTMRDRDPPGWDTEPLRLRIAHLEEELARRDQEFRAQELQLLNLQRELEAKVSQIDKLKDAIGYNSLGRSPPAPLRHSRRLLSVINQGPTRFHRVAVEVHRRLKAKEGVSAEPTSGHFCGAPRTPNVSIERAHVRKDSNTKKLINDAILNNDFLKKLEPRHTREMVDCMYERVYTEGQLVIQEGEPGNYLYVLADGLLDVMQNGKLLGEMRPGTAFGELAILYNCKRTATVKAVSQSHIWALDRQTFQKIMMRTTQARQEEYFSFLRSVSLLRDLPEEKLAKIVDCLEVDYFDKGEFIIREGEEGNTFFIIAKGEVSVTQSTEGYLEPQEIKTLGVGDYFGEKALISEDVRSANIISKENDTQCLVVDRDNFNQMVGTYDELQAYLQEYVEELSRSDVRRHALPQSPLMDSSPEAQEQRRLRERIALLPHHSPFQDLEVIATLGMGGFGRVELVKLKDENTTFALKCIKKKHIVDTRQQEHIYSEKNILQQTNSYFIVRMFRTFRDDKFVYMLLEVCLGGELWSVLRDMSFFEEQTARFCIGCVLEAFDYLHAKGIVYRDLKPENLLLDAEGYVKMADFGFAKKIGLGKKTWTFCGTPEYVAPEVVMNKGHDFGADCWSLGILIFELLTGNPPFAGSDPIKIYTMVLHGIEKVDFPKRISKRPDDLIRRLCKLNPVERLGNKKNGIIDIKKHKWFQGFNWEGLRRLKLMSPLRRELKGPMDHSHFDMFPPDVDEPPDELSGWDKDF